DNA from Magnolia sinica isolate HGM2019 chromosome 19, MsV1, whole genome shotgun sequence:
AATTTATGTCATGACCAGGAATTCGGAGTCGGGTCTGGCTAAGTCGGGTACtgaatttcggggcatgacattGATAGCCTGAACTTTAGAATCCACTTACTAAAAAAATTGATTGAAATTCCCTGGTTCGAGCATGCGATACCAATACCGTCCAATCATTAACTAGATTCAAATTAATACTTAAACCCATACCCACATTCATACCCGGCTGACGTTGGATTGAGTCTGAGTACTCATTGGGCATAGACAGACCATCACCAGCCATTATCCATCATTTCTGTTACAACCTGACTCTGATATTAACCTGTCATACCTCAAAACCCGGATACCTGTAGTTGAATTTAGAGCATGCGAGATAAATCTAATGAATTCATTACTACACGTGTAGGCATTCAATCTTATATAAACATATACATTCAAATTAAAAGATGATAACTACTAATTTCAAAGTTAATTAAAAAAGCATTGTATAAtactcaaattgaatcacttaACTTATTATATTAACATTTGAAATTCTAAACTAAACTTAATGATAAAGTAAATTAATAATAATGACTGTTTGCTCAAAATAACCCAACTCGAAGCCTGTATTGTTTAAATTAACGTGTGTATAATAACTCATTAGGATTGTTTCATACACAAATCTAAAGTTTTTAGATATTAACACATTTCATTAAGcaaagaaataaattttaaacaaaacaaaacaaaacaaaatagttTATAATAAAATCAAGTGCAATGAATACAAAGATGATATGCATGCGATACTATTCATGAAtctacataaataacaaaataaatatCCATCATTAATTACAACACTGTACTCAGTGTATGGCCATGTTGCATTAAAGCCCACGCATCAGTATCTCgtggtgagggactcatttatatATTAACTAgttagactactgctccagttgtactttTAACATATGCCTGCATATACAATTATATTCATAagtcgtacacaaaggagacttcGAAGCATCCAACGAAATATATAAATGTTCACCCAAGAAGCATGATTGCTCTACTTGCTAGCTTTAAAGTCTTCCACATAAGGGACACAATCACCTTATTTAATCAtaccattttttaatttttttctcacaaatcaaataatgatgatgatgcatgaTATGAACGTAATAAAATTCGCATAATAATacatgttatgggtaaaattggaCAGTCCAAAGGTGACCATAATGGGATGAAAAACACAAGGTAAGTAGCTCGAAAACGGAGGTCACGATCATTTCGAGCACTAACTACAATCAGTGACTTCGGTTCTAGGTGATATCTCACTATCGCGACCAACGAACGACTATAAGTATTAACTTAGGCTCGAGGATATGCCCCAACTATAATCAACAGTTAAGCTCGCTTTGTAGGAACTCGGTCGACCCGACTTAGAGGTTGGCATCAGTTGTTTACCACGACCTCTTCGAAAGCTAACCATCGAGAGATCTCATTCGTGTACGAAGAGGATTAACTCCTCGAAATCTTTGCCGAGTATCACACCGAGGATAACGCCATGTATCCCAGGGACAATTCCTCGCATGATATGCGATTGTATGACATATTCATTGTCATATACATGACTATCACCGAAGGGCTATAAATATGAATCCTGCACACATTAGAATGTATGCACAAAAACCCTAGTTCCACTAGACCCAGCATACGTGGTCTAACTTTGGCGTCGGAGGGTCCCCTTATTATAGCTAGGGTTTCCCTTATTACTTGATTTTGTAGGTATATAAAGGTTTATCCGGGATGACTAGATATCAGTATTAACAATACATTTATAATGAAGCAGgttaatttaaacaaaatacaATAAATTCACGATTTAGTAAATAATATTGTACAATTTGATGCTGTTAGAATTTAACACTTGGAATTGTCTGAAAATTAGGTTGTTAACTGTAATAGACTGTAATTGGATTTTTTTAGAAAGGTCAATGCTGCATTCCATAACAATTGAAGAAATTGTGCCAGAAACCGTTGGCTttgttggaatttttattttagcCTTGAAATTATAATTTTCAATCAATTTGTTAATTTAATTCTAAACCATTTAGAATTAGATCTAATCTAACAATTTTATTACTTCAATATTTAAATCAGATTTAATATTCATCAAAATTTTAGAATAATTTAACATATTATCAAGAAATTTAATAATTTAAGATTTATACATTAAAGTAATTTAATTACAAAATAAGTTTAATGATTTATAAATCTCTCATTTTTTaactaatatgaaatttattctcAGCTACCTAAATATAAACTAATGATCCATGGTTTAGAATTAActtatatttaataattaattaattatctaTCTTCGATTAATTTCCTCAATAAATCTAAAGTTTATTCAACCAATTGGAATTTACTTAACTAAATTTTAGATTAAATTAATTCATATTGATCAATTATTCTAAAATTTGAGAATCTAAGCTtaagtttattattattaattatccTAAATTTTATCCAGAATCCAATTGAAAATTAATTTCAAATATATCTTATTTTgtttatataattaatttattatgAATATTAAAGATAATTTGCTTGTCGTGTAAATGGGAATAAATGAGAGTGAATTGGGTAAACGGGGGACGTGGTTTCATGCGAGTCTTTCGAAAGTTCCTGTGTTGGGAtgctaggtgagtcccaccgtgatgtttgggagaaatccaccccatctagatcattttaggatgtgcaaCTAAAATTAAAGTGGATCTAAAACTCTGAGCGTGCCATGTGAGAGGAAAAAGTAGGGATTTAGCGACccctgttgaaacattcatgtggcTACAAAAACTTTTTATTATGCTAAGTgtgtatgttttttttaaaaaaaaatttacttcatCATCTTAGTGGGAATGACCCTATAAACAGtttgtatggcatataaacatagaGATGGGCACcaagtcgagtcgaaccgagatagggctgactcgactcaatccgattttgaaataggcctgacctgaattaatactgagtccagcatgcctgactcgaccTGAGTCCGCTCTGGCCTGGACGGATCCGGATCGAGTCTGATCCAGTGAGAAGTAtcgagtcgggttgagttggcaccaagttggattgagagatgagtaagggagagaccgagagagtggagaggagagagaggaggaggaggagggtgatggtgctGGGTGGTTGCTAGGCTTGGAGGATAaggaggaagagagggagagagagaggtcgggCTTGGAAAATGAggagtatgagagagagagagagagagagagagagatttcgggATCGGGTCAGGGTAGGGTGCAGTGGATAGGGTTAGGGAGTCAAGCTTTGGATCGAATCGGGTCTAACTGAttcaagttttgggtcgagtcagGTAGTAACTCGAaatcgactcggttcgagtttgaattgggcgaagcctacttagtttggaccgactcacccattcaattTAGGTCGAGTCGGATATGAGCGATTCAAACGAGTTGAGTTAGCTAGATCGAGTCGTCCGGTGCTCACCTTATATAAACATAAAGGTGAACCcgagaaaagtttcaatggtcgaAAACTCTTTCTCCGATTTTTCCTATCGTATCGctaacttgagttttagatcccaCTCGTTTTTTGTcaaatcccctaaaatgatctcccaaaacagatggacgtgtGAACTTCttccaaacatcacggtgggccccacgtagcattCCAGTGCGGGAACTTCCTGCCCAtggctttcgcaggaaacccGCATCCCCCATTTACGGAAGCGGATAGGcaggtgtaccatacaccagctatatagctggtgtgggtacgtgtagTGTGAAGggcagcgctgacgctcctcgagctttcGACTTGCACGaccggttcaaatgagatcaaaattacatggccccaaaatgatgtatttattatatccacactgttcatccatttggaaagataattttagaacatgatccaaaaaaatgaatcatatccaaacctcaaatggaccacaccataaatagcagctaagattatgattttaaccgttaaaacattcataggcccaccgtaacgtttattttccatccaatctgttcataaggtcacaaagacctggatgaataggaaaaaaatatatcatattgatccaaaacttctgtgacccgcaaaagggtttcaatggtagacgttcaatccccactatcttttcagtgtggtcgacttgattcttatatctgtcttatttttcggctcaagacttAATacgatctaaaaaaatggatggacggtttggatataatacatacctcataatgggacccacagagcacgtcaatacatcagctatatagctgatgtgtggtaagccaaccaatccgcttcccccatTCACCCCATTCACTGTCAAATGCACGCAAACTATCCTTAACTGCGCCGCGTgtactaaaataaaaaaatctttaacTGTAAACGGCCAAATCtgcgatctggaccatccaatagGTTTCCAATTCCAGTAATGTCAGTTCTCTTCTTTTCCTGCTTCCAGATGGGGCGGCGATAAGATCGTCCACAGCGAAATCTTCGGTGTAGAAGATCGGACGGTGATAAGATCATCTACCGCAAAATCTTCGTTGTAGGTGTTCCGTATTGTATTTATTCAGCGTAGCTTATGCTCTCGTATCGTTACGCAACATTTGGTTGTGCTGCAGGGAGTTGATGGATATAAATTTCTTGCAAGTAAGGTGTTTGTTGTTATGCTTGTGAGAATATCATTCCAATTTGTGGTTTTTCAGGATTGCACTGAGAAAATCATGAGTCTCTACGATCAATGGAAGGCTGTTTTGAGGATTCAAAAGTTCAGAAGAATAGTATCGTATACGGGATTCTACTGCTTCGTCGCTGTCCTAAGCTACGCATACACAAGCAATACGTAAGTCGAATTCCTATTATACATGCTCTTGTAGTAGTATATGTTGTTGTTTTCCAATTACACATGCTTCTCTACTTATTAAATGTTCTTGGTTTTCGTTGGATTGTTCAATTGCTGTTTTGGTTATGTAGAACGAGAGCGGGTATTTCTAGAGCGGACCAGTTCTATGCATCTTACCCGGCTGGGACGGAACTACTAGCAGACACTGCAAAGGTATGTGTAAGTGAAAGCATGTCGAGGATCGCCCTGTTGTGGGTACTTACGGAGATCTGTAAGTGACGGATTAGGCGATTGTGTGCGAAGTTTAGGCTGTTCGTTAGATCAGCCCCACTATGTTTGTGCATTGGCCCAAAAGTCAGCTTTGTCCACGTGTTTACGTTCAATGCGGAACCATGGTCTTTCTTCTACAGTAGCCCTTTCATCATACACGTGGCCTACCCGATGACCAGACTGGATTTTTATTTTCAGCCATAACAGATACATGGTTGGGTCCACCAGAAGAGCGGTGTGGATCTTGCACGTGATTGGGTTTTGGATCCTGCTGTTGAGAGCGGCCATGGGTTCCTGCTCTTGTCACGCATGACATAGTGGGTGTGAGACCCAGGCTGTTAATCAGGTGTGCCCCACTGTGTCCCAAAAGTCAGCTCGGTCCACATGTTTGCGTTCAATGTGGGGCCATGGTCTTGCTTTAACAGCAGTCCTTTTGTCA
Protein-coding regions in this window:
- the LOC131235217 gene encoding uncharacterized protein LOC131235217: MSLYDQWKAVLRIQKFRRIVSYTGFYCFVAVLSYAYTSNTTRAGISRADQFYASYPAGTELLADTAKLYKAALANCFEEEEWGPIEFSIMAKHFERQGKSPYAYHSQYMAHLLSHGQLDGSGA